The following are encoded together in the Lathyrus oleraceus cultivar Zhongwan6 chromosome 3, CAAS_Psat_ZW6_1.0, whole genome shotgun sequence genome:
- the LOC127130449 gene encoding AT-hook motif nuclear-localized protein 1 translates to MPIMYQILSSFGEVFASTAAVDFTPHVVTVNTGEDVGGKILSFAQKSPRAICILSANGAISKVTLRQLGSSGGGILTYEGRFEILSLSGSYTVSDTSGIRTRDGGSSVSLAGPDGRVIGGSVPGLLTAAGPIQIVVGSFTPDANKTLKKKYQREHTVSSPTSTGPEIMTAARPISQANAHAENFMIPILSQLPDHQNQSCNQTNAPFFSLR, encoded by the coding sequence ATGCCTATCATGTACCAAATCCTTTCTTCTTTTGGTGAAGTGTTTGCAAGCACAGCTGCTGTGGATTTTACACCGCATGTGGTTACTGTTAATACCGGAGAGGATGTTGGCGGGAAGATCTTGTCATTTGCGCAGAAGAGTCCAAGAGCGATATGCATTCTTTCTGCCAATGGAGCTATCTCTAAAGTCACACTACGTCAACTCGGTTCTTCCGGTGGTGGTATTTTGACTTATGAGGGTCGGTTTGAGATCTTATCTTTGTCTGGATCATATACGGTCTCAGACACTAGCGGCATAAGAACTCGCGATGGTGGATCGAGTGTCTCACTTGCTGGTCCTGACGGCCGAGTGATCGGAGGTTCTGTTCCTGGTCTACTTACAGCTGCTGGTCCTATCCAAATTGTAGTTGGAAGTTTCACGCCAGATGCTAACAAGACGCTTAAAAAGAAGTACCAACGGGAACACACGGTGTCGTCTCCAACTTCAACTGGTCCAGAAATCATGACAGCAGCAAGACCTATCTCACAAGCAAATGCTCATGCTGAAAACTTCATGATACCGATTTTGTCTCAGTTACCCGATCATCAAAACCAGAGCTGTAATCAAACCAATGCTCCATTTTTTTCACTGCGGTAA
- the LOC127130448 gene encoding uncharacterized protein LOC127130448, with translation MGFKLLTLTPYYTQANGQLEAANKILIGLIKKHVGQKPRKWYKTLNQVLWACRNSPKESTNTTPFQQVYGHDTVFPLEVHLQSVRVQKQAGIPTEFYWDMMFDELIELDDEKFDALDVLMRQKEMVDKDYNKKVKPKTFNSRDLVWKVILPINQKDRTLGKWSPNWEGTFKTLQAYTNNAYEVEELTHEGRILRINVKYLKQYMPILQEIHINAE, from the coding sequence ATGGGTTTTAAGTTACTGACTTTGACACCTTATTACACCCAGGCTAATGGTCAGCTCGAAGCGGCGAATAAAATTTTAATTGGTTTGATAAAAAAACATGTAGGTCAAAAGCCGAGAAAGTGGTATAAAACTTTAAATCAAGTGCTATGGGCATGTCGAAACTCGCCTAAAGAATCAACCAATACCACTCCCTTCCAACAGGTTTATGGGCATGATACAGTGTTTCCTTTGGAGGTCCACTTACAGTCAGTTAGGGTCCAAAAACAAGCAGGGATCCCAACTGAATTCTATTGGGATATGATGTTCGACGAGTTAATCGAGCTAGACGATGAAAAGTTCGATGCTCTAGATGTCTTAATGAGACAGAAAGAGATGGTGGATAAAGATTATAACAAAAAGGTTAAGCCTAAGACATTCAACTCTAGAGACTTGGTGTGGAAAGTCATATTGCCCATAAACCAAAAAGATAGAACATTGGGCAAGTGGTCCCCAAACTGGGAAGGGACATTTAAAACTCTGCAAGCGTATACAAATAACGCATATGAAGTCGAAGAATTAACCCATGAGGGTCGAATCCTGCGAATAAATGTCAAGTATTTAAAGCAGTATATGCCTATATTGCAGGAAATACACATAAATGCAGAATAA